One stretch of Bordetella avium DNA includes these proteins:
- a CDS encoding aminotransferase-like domain-containing protein: MSRKKGNVAELSWLKPLSPGRGPRYQQIAQQVIDAAREQRLLPGDRLPPQRELAQQLGVDLTTVTRAYNALRASGLLAVHGARGTYIALPAEISGDAGSTVDLSMNIPPLTGSVAFGRALQLAAAHAQARLSKDALMSYHVGPGAALDREAGALWLRPVLGRIERARVIVCSGAQTALAGLMLARSREGDGVLTDTLTYPGLLAAASTLRREICPVPGDEQGMLPQALEQACVARRPALLYLNPTIHNPTTITMSAPRRAEIYDIASRHGVAIIEDDPYYLLAGDAPAPFASYQGGAPVFYVSTLSKTLAPGLRTAYIVTPAGEPQAPLLDALRSITLMPSAWMTAVATQMIESGAAQRWLGEVRAELERRQTLAAGILPTASLAHPGGLHRWLTLPPGWDEHRLIRAAQDQGLGVTPSAAFSALDRVPHAVRISLGGAADLAALEIGLRRLAGILADPGLPRVSGVV, translated from the coding sequence ATGAGCAGAAAGAAGGGCAATGTAGCGGAGCTGTCTTGGTTGAAACCCCTGTCACCGGGCAGGGGGCCGCGTTATCAGCAGATTGCGCAACAAGTGATCGATGCCGCGCGCGAGCAACGCCTGTTGCCGGGCGATCGACTTCCCCCGCAGCGCGAACTGGCGCAGCAGTTGGGCGTGGACCTCACGACCGTGACCCGTGCCTACAATGCCTTGCGCGCTTCCGGTCTGCTGGCCGTGCATGGCGCCCGCGGGACCTATATCGCCTTACCTGCTGAAATCAGCGGCGACGCCGGGTCTACCGTGGATCTGAGCATGAATATCCCGCCCTTGACCGGTAGTGTCGCGTTTGGCCGCGCCTTGCAGCTAGCGGCCGCCCATGCGCAGGCGCGCCTGTCCAAAGATGCCCTGATGAGCTATCACGTCGGGCCTGGTGCGGCGCTGGACCGTGAGGCCGGTGCATTATGGTTACGCCCGGTCTTGGGTCGTATCGAGCGCGCTCGGGTGATTGTCTGCTCGGGCGCGCAGACGGCGCTGGCTGGGCTGATGCTGGCGCGCAGCCGTGAAGGGGATGGGGTGCTGACCGACACGCTGACCTATCCGGGCCTGCTGGCTGCCGCCAGCACCTTGCGCCGGGAGATTTGTCCGGTGCCTGGCGATGAGCAGGGCATGTTGCCGCAGGCGTTGGAGCAGGCATGCGTTGCGCGCCGCCCGGCGCTGCTCTACCTCAATCCGACGATACACAACCCGACCACCATCACCATGTCGGCTCCGCGGCGCGCGGAGATTTACGACATCGCCAGCCGGCACGGCGTGGCTATTATTGAAGATGATCCCTATTACTTGCTGGCAGGCGATGCGCCGGCGCCATTCGCCAGCTATCAAGGCGGCGCGCCGGTGTTCTATGTCAGCACCCTGTCCAAGACCCTGGCGCCGGGGCTGCGCACCGCCTATATCGTGACGCCGGCCGGCGAGCCGCAAGCGCCGCTGCTCGATGCGCTGCGCTCCATCACGCTAATGCCCTCAGCCTGGATGACGGCGGTGGCGACCCAAATGATAGAAAGCGGCGCGGCGCAGCGATGGCTGGGAGAGGTTCGTGCCGAGCTGGAACGCCGTCAGACATTGGCGGCCGGTATTCTTCCGACCGCTTCGCTGGCCCATCCTGGCGGCCTGCATCGCTGGCTGACCTTGCCGCCGGGTTGGGATGAGCACCGTTTGATCCGGGCGGCCCAGGATCAGGGTCTGGGCGTGACCCCCTCGGCAGCCTTCAGCGCGCTAGACCGCGTGCCCCACGCTGTGCGCATCTCTCTGGGAGGGGCGGCTGATCTGGCCGCCCTCGAAATCGGCCTGCGCCGTTTAGCAGGCATTCTCGCCGACCCGGGCCTGCCCAGGGTCTCAGGCGTGGTGTGA
- a CDS encoding tetratricopeptide repeat protein — translation MQALTERLEAMLAQGRDNLLLRFSLGKAYAEQGELSAAVTHLRAALGFDPKYSVAWKWLGRALLDAGDPQGARQAWEAGMQAAQEHGDQQVVKELTVFLRRLEKQGY, via the coding sequence ATGCAAGCCCTGACTGAACGCCTGGAGGCCATGTTGGCCCAAGGCCGAGACAATCTGCTGCTGCGCTTTTCCCTGGGTAAGGCCTATGCCGAGCAAGGTGAGCTGAGCGCGGCCGTCACGCATCTGCGCGCCGCCCTGGGGTTTGACCCCAAGTATTCGGTGGCCTGGAAGTGGCTGGGCCGGGCGCTCCTCGACGCAGGCGACCCCCAGGGCGCACGGCAGGCCTGGGAGGCCGGCATGCAGGCCGCCCAAGAGCATGGCGATCAGCAGGTCGTCAAAGAATTGACCGTCTTTCTGCGCCGCCTCGAAAAACAGGGCTATTAG
- a CDS encoding lipoate--protein ligase family protein, translating into MTRPDWKDYDWQLLHEAPQMPLTHMALDALITDEVGAGLRPPTLRIWEWAAPAVVIGRFQSLKNEVDPDGAARHGVTVVRRVSGGGAMFIEPGNTITYSLSVPQDFVAGMSFQDSYAFLDAWVIKALHDLGIKAWYQPLNDIASDAGKIGGAAQARRGKAVLHHVTMAYDIDADKLVEVLRIGREKLSDKGTTSAKKRVDPLRSQTGLAREVIIERMIQTFRNMAPLTQVPLDSGVLARAQAQVEEKFGTQEWLTLVP; encoded by the coding sequence ATGACTCGCCCCGACTGGAAAGACTACGACTGGCAATTGCTGCATGAAGCGCCTCAGATGCCGCTTACGCATATGGCGCTCGATGCGCTCATCACCGACGAGGTCGGGGCGGGCCTGCGTCCGCCGACGCTGCGCATCTGGGAATGGGCCGCGCCGGCCGTCGTCATCGGCCGCTTCCAATCATTGAAAAACGAAGTCGACCCCGACGGCGCCGCTCGCCACGGCGTCACCGTGGTGCGCCGCGTCAGCGGCGGCGGCGCCATGTTCATCGAGCCCGGCAACACCATTACCTACTCGCTTTCCGTTCCCCAGGATTTCGTGGCCGGCATGAGCTTCCAAGACTCCTACGCCTTTCTTGACGCTTGGGTCATCAAGGCGCTCCATGATCTGGGGATCAAAGCCTGGTATCAGCCCCTCAATGACATCGCCTCCGATGCCGGCAAAATTGGCGGCGCCGCCCAGGCGCGCCGTGGCAAAGCCGTGCTGCATCATGTCACCATGGCCTATGACATCGACGCTGACAAGCTGGTCGAGGTATTGCGCATCGGCCGCGAGAAACTCTCGGATAAGGGTACGACCAGCGCCAAAAAGCGCGTTGATCCGCTACGCAGCCAAACTGGTCTGGCGCGAGAGGTCATCATCGAGCGCATGATCCAGACCTTCCGCAATATGGCCCCACTCACCCAGGTGCCGCTAGACAGCGGCGTGCTGGCTCGGGCCCAAGCCCAAGTCGAAGAAAAATTCGGCACCCAGGAGTGGCTGACGCTGGTACCCTGA
- a CDS encoding lipoate protein ligase C-terminal domain-containing protein has translation MHGEYKVPGGKLVVADLRVHNGLLTDVRISGDFFLEPPEALDAINHALSGLPAEADEAQLSEAVARALPADAELFGFSPDAVAVVVRRALA, from the coding sequence ATGCATGGCGAATACAAAGTTCCCGGCGGCAAACTCGTCGTCGCCGATCTGAGGGTGCATAACGGCCTGCTGACCGATGTTCGGATCAGCGGGGATTTTTTTCTTGAGCCGCCCGAAGCCCTGGACGCCATCAACCACGCCCTGAGCGGTCTGCCGGCCGAGGCAGATGAAGCGCAATTGAGCGAGGCGGTCGCCCGGGCCCTGCCCGCTGACGCCGAATTATTCGGCTTTTCGCCGGATGCCGTGGCCGTCGTCGTACGGAGGGCGCTCGCATGA
- a CDS encoding RsiV family protein, translated as MFPSSSLRLAACASLAFLAACSSAPPATISLPPGATAQSAPQPGAASSIGEVRTQRIEWKGSKPGCEGECPTIEIDSVAFPDIPRLSLAVDETLASLTGIDSKLRGQYNNLSEFTQYFWRTAQGRDATVFKASVKNVGQGVVSVELHTGQYFTGAAHGIPATVFLNWQLAGGHLLQLDDLLIPGRRAQYVEALRQAHQQWLASNEDAKRDPVAYNRIWPFQSTDNVAFSRDGLVAKYDAYSIAPYSQGEPELLLPWSALQGIIKPEYLGKP; from the coding sequence ATGTTCCCTTCCTCATCCCTGCGGCTGGCGGCCTGCGCCAGCCTCGCCTTTCTGGCGGCCTGCTCCAGCGCGCCGCCGGCCACCATCAGTCTTCCTCCCGGCGCTACGGCGCAGAGCGCGCCGCAGCCTGGCGCGGCCAGCAGCATCGGGGAAGTCCGCACGCAACGCATCGAATGGAAAGGCAGCAAACCCGGCTGCGAAGGGGAGTGCCCGACCATAGAAATCGATAGCGTCGCCTTTCCCGACATTCCCAGGCTGTCGCTGGCCGTGGATGAAACCCTGGCCAGCCTCACCGGCATCGACAGTAAACTGCGTGGCCAATACAACAATCTGTCGGAATTCACTCAGTATTTCTGGCGCACGGCCCAAGGCCGCGACGCGACGGTGTTCAAGGCCAGCGTGAAAAACGTCGGACAAGGTGTGGTCTCGGTCGAGTTGCACACGGGACAGTATTTCACCGGCGCCGCCCACGGCATCCCCGCCACGGTATTCCTCAACTGGCAACTGGCCGGCGGTCATCTGTTGCAGTTGGATGACCTGCTCATTCCCGGCCGACGCGCCCAATACGTGGAAGCGCTACGCCAGGCGCACCAACAGTGGCTGGCCAGCAACGAAGACGCCAAGCGTGATCCGGTCGCCTATAACCGTATATGGCCCTTTCAGAGCACGGATAACGTCGCCTTTAGCCGCGATGGTCTGGTCGCCAAGTACGATGCCTATTCCATCGCGCCCTACTCTCAAGGTGAACCGGAACTGCTGCTGCCCTGGAGCGCGCTGCAAGGCATCATCAAACCCGAATACCTCGGCAAACCCTGA
- a CDS encoding Glu/Leu/Phe/Val family dehydrogenase gives MSQAPVHALPSYLDAEHLGPWGVYLQQVDRVTPYLGSLARWVETLKRPKRALVVDVPIELDNGRIAHFEGYRVQHNTSRGPGKGGVRFHQDVTLSEVMALAAWMSIKNAAVNLPYGGAKGGVRLDPRLFSQSELERVTRRYTSEIGVIIGPSKDIPAPDVNTNAQTMAWMMDTYSMNEGATATGVVTGKPIALGGSLGRVEATGRGVFVVACEAARDRNVEVAGAKVIVQGFGNVGGTAARLFHEAGAKVIAAQDHTGTVHHAAGLDVHKLLAHVAATGGVGGFAGAQALDNAEFWGLETDFLIPAALESQITAVNAPKVRAKIVVEGANGPTTPEADDILRENGIYVVPDVLANAGGVTVSYFEWVQDFSSFFWSEEEINQRLERIMREAYAGIAQVAREHNVTLRTAAFIVACTRILQARQVRGLYP, from the coding sequence ATGTCACAAGCTCCAGTACATGCATTGCCGTCCTACCTCGATGCCGAGCACCTCGGTCCTTGGGGGGTTTATTTGCAACAGGTCGATCGCGTCACGCCCTACCTGGGCTCGCTGGCGCGTTGGGTCGAGACGCTCAAGCGTCCCAAGCGCGCCCTGGTCGTCGATGTGCCCATCGAGCTGGACAACGGCCGCATTGCCCATTTCGAGGGCTATCGCGTGCAGCACAACACCTCGCGTGGTCCAGGCAAGGGCGGCGTGCGTTTCCATCAGGACGTGACGCTGTCGGAAGTGATGGCGCTCGCCGCCTGGATGTCGATCAAGAACGCAGCCGTTAACCTGCCTTATGGCGGCGCCAAGGGGGGGGTGCGCCTGGACCCGAGGCTGTTCTCGCAGTCCGAGCTGGAGCGCGTCACGCGCCGCTATACCAGTGAAATCGGCGTAATCATCGGGCCGTCCAAGGATATTCCCGCGCCTGACGTCAACACCAACGCCCAGACCATGGCGTGGATGATGGACACCTACTCGATGAACGAGGGGGCCACGGCCACAGGCGTCGTCACAGGCAAGCCCATCGCCCTGGGCGGCAGTCTCGGTCGTGTCGAGGCGACCGGTCGCGGTGTTTTCGTGGTGGCCTGCGAGGCGGCCCGTGATCGCAACGTCGAAGTCGCCGGCGCCAAGGTCATCGTACAAGGTTTTGGCAACGTGGGCGGCACGGCCGCCCGTCTGTTCCATGAGGCAGGCGCCAAAGTGATCGCTGCTCAGGACCATACCGGCACCGTCCATCATGCGGCCGGGCTCGATGTGCATAAACTGCTGGCCCATGTGGCCGCAACGGGTGGTGTAGGGGGCTTTGCGGGTGCCCAAGCGCTCGACAACGCAGAGTTCTGGGGGCTGGAAACCGACTTCCTAATCCCCGCTGCATTGGAATCGCAAATCACGGCCGTCAATGCGCCCAAGGTGCGCGCTAAGATTGTGGTGGAAGGCGCCAACGGCCCGACCACCCCCGAAGCCGACGACATTCTGCGCGAAAATGGCATCTACGTCGTTCCCGACGTGTTGGCCAACGCTGGCGGCGTGACCGTGTCGTACTTCGAGTGGGTGCAGGATTTCTCCAGCTTTTTCTGGAGCGAGGAAGAAATCAACCAACGCCTGGAACGCATTATGCGTGAAGCCTATGCCGGCATCGCCCAGGTGGCCCGCGAACATAATGTCACCTTGCGCACGGCCGCCTTCATTGTGGCCTGCACCCGCATTTTGCAAGCGCGCCAGGTGCGTGGTCTCTACCCCTGA
- a CDS encoding glutathione peroxidase, with protein MTTFYDFSAPSLSAEPIPLSQWRGQVVLVVNVASQCGFTPQYSGLEALYQRFGAQGFTVLGFPCNQFGRQEPGDADEIRRFCDTRYGITFPLFAKIDVNGGDAHPLFRWLKSQKPGVLGTEAIKWNFTKFLIGRDGQVLARYAPTDAPDSLVADIEKALAAPAA; from the coding sequence ATGACCACCTTTTATGACTTCAGCGCACCATCCCTCAGCGCCGAGCCCATTCCCTTATCGCAATGGCGTGGTCAAGTCGTGCTGGTGGTCAACGTGGCTTCCCAATGCGGTTTCACGCCGCAATACTCCGGCCTAGAGGCGCTGTATCAGCGCTTCGGAGCGCAGGGTTTCACGGTGCTGGGCTTTCCCTGCAACCAATTTGGCCGCCAGGAACCCGGCGATGCCGACGAGATCCGCCGGTTCTGCGACACCCGCTACGGCATTACCTTCCCCCTGTTCGCCAAGATCGACGTCAATGGTGGCGACGCTCACCCGCTCTTTCGCTGGCTGAAGTCGCAAAAACCCGGCGTGCTGGGCACCGAGGCTATCAAATGGAACTTCACCAAGTTCCTGATCGGCCGCGACGGACAGGTGCTGGCCCGCTACGCGCCGACTGACGCGCCCGACAGCCTTGTTGCCGATATCGAAAAAGCCCTGGCTGCACCCGCCGCCTGA